Part of the Sulfolobales archaeon genome, CCTGTGATGTTAAGATAATCGTTCTCGCAATCCTCTCCCTCACCAGCCTTAGATCTTCTCTAATGCTGAGCCTACCATCAACAACGATCCTTACAGGGTTTTCCCCCTCAAAGTACTTCAGCCTAAGAGAAGGGTCGTCTATATTCGCTGTATTAGCTCCAATCATCACAGCCCCCGCCTCTTTTCTAGCCATGTGGAGTCTTCTAAGATCTTCTGGACAGCTAAGACTACTAAACCTAGTTCTAGAGGCTATCTTCCCATCGATAGTGGCTGTGACAAAAACTATTACATAAGGCCTACCCTCAGACTGGGTATAACTAGCCATGCTAACCAGCCTAGCCAACATCCGTGTTATTTCTCAAATATATTTATTCCCAAAAATCTTAATGTATTCCATATTATAGACTTTTAACTATGGAGCTCCTTCATCAAGGATTAGAAGACGATCATCTAGGCTTGATCTATATCGACACATAGCTGGTTAAAGCTTATAAGCGTGATAATTCCATTATTCATAAAGCGATGGGGGTGGGAGGTGTGGGCAAAATTAGAGGTGGGCTTAAAACAAGAGGTTGTGGTTGCTAAGGTAGGAGGATCTCTGATAAGGAGGCCGCAGGACGTAGATACCGTTATAAGGGTGTTGGATAAAAACGTATTTACAGCATATACACCAGTGATTGTTATATCTGCAGTAAAAGGTGTAACAGATCTTCTAATATCGCTATGTAATGGTGATAGATCGTCTATGGATAAGGTGGTAGAGATACATAGAAGCTTCATAGAGTCGCTAGGGCTTGATAGAATGGGAGTGTATGCCCTATCATTAGAGAAAGAGTTGGCTATGTATGGTGAGAAATGCTCCGAAGATCCTAGAGCGAGGGATAGAGTGTTATCGATAGGCGAGAGATTTTCAGCAGCGCTATTCGCTGAGATGATTAGTGATAAAGGGTATAGAGCATATGTTGCGTGGCCGTGGGAAATAGGTCTGATAACAGACAATAGATTTGGAGATGCATCACCTATAATTAATATAACATTAGGTAATATAGCTGCATCGATATCTAAGATAATTGCTGATGGATATATACCAGTAATCCCTGGGTTCATAGGTGTTACACATGATGGCGATATAACCACTATGGGTAGGGGGAGCTCGGATCTGACCGCAGTTCTCATAGCCAGGGCTCTCACAACGTCAAGGCTATATCTATTCACGGAAACACCGGGTATCATGACAGCTGATCCTAAGATCGTGCCTAATGCTAAAACAGTAGATATGATGGATTTTGCCGAGGGTGAAAGGGCCTCGAGATATAGGGTTAAAGGGCTGAATAGAAAGACGTTTGAATATATAGGCGACTATGATGGCGAGATCATGGTACTAGATCTATCTATGAGGGGAACGAGGATCTGTAGAACGTGTAGAAAGCCGGGGGTAAAGGTTATAGCCCCATTTGAGGAGGGGGCATCGATAGTTGGCTGGGGCTCTGGGGAGCTTATATCGAAGATAGCTTCTAGACTTGATATAGATTATAAGGTAGGTTACTACGACGATCTAGAGGCTATAATATACTCTAAAACAGATCCTCACACCCTTGTAAGGGAAGTACATAGGGAGGTGTTTGGGCTATGAGATACGATGTAGCGGTTCTCGGAGCTACTGGAATGGTTGGACAGAGATACGTTAAGATCCTTAGTAAGCATCCTTGGTTCAACTTAGTAGCTCTAAGCGCCTCTCCACAGAAGGCTGGTATGAGATATGGGGATGCTGTTTCATGGGTGATAGGCGGTGAGATCCCTGATGAGGTATCTGAGATAAGACTTTCAAAGCCGGATCCTGAGGAGTTCAGAGGTGTCGATATAATATTCTCAGCACTACCAACAGAGGTTTCTAGGGAGCTAGAGCCGAGGTTCATCTCTAGAGGCTATGCTGTGTTCTCTGATTCAAGTCCTATGAGGCTTGATCCCAGAGTCCCCCTGGTAATACCAGAGATCAATATGTTCCACTTAGAGATCATAAGGGTTAGAAGGAGAGTTGGTGAAGGAATTATAGTGAAAACCCCTAACTGTACATCAACGGTTCTCTCGATGGGACTTAAACCTATGATAGATCTATTGGGGGTTCCTCAACACATAGATACAGTCTCTCTCCAAGCGATATCAGGGGCAGGATATACGGGCCTCCCATCGATGGCTATTCAGGACAATGTTATACCATATATTAAAAATGAGGAGGAGAAGCTATCTGAAGAGCCGAAAAAGATCTTTGGGAAGATCTCTGGAGATGTTATAGAGCCTAATCAACTACTATCCATCGAAGCAACAACCACGAGGGTTCCTGTAAGTGATGGACATATGGTTGTGATCCATGCTCATTACGAGAAAAAGCCCGATCTTGAGGAGCTTCTAAAAGCATATGAATCCTTCAGATCACTACCTCAAGAGGCTAAACTACCCACAGCACCTAGAAGA contains:
- a CDS encoding dihydrofolate reductase family protein is translated as MLARLVSMASYTQSEGRPYVIVFVTATIDGKIASRTRFSSLSCPEDLRRLHMARKEAGAVMIGANTANIDDPSLRLKYFEGENPVRIVVDGRLSIREDLRLVRERIARTIILTSQ
- the asd gene encoding aspartate-semialdehyde dehydrogenase, which translates into the protein MRYDVAVLGATGMVGQRYVKILSKHPWFNLVALSASPQKAGMRYGDAVSWVIGGEIPDEVSEIRLSKPDPEEFRGVDIIFSALPTEVSRELEPRFISRGYAVFSDSSPMRLDPRVPLVIPEINMFHLEIIRVRRRVGEGIIVKTPNCTSTVLSMGLKPMIDLLGVPQHIDTVSLQAISGAGYTGLPSMAIQDNVIPYIKNEEEKLSEEPKKIFGKISGDVIEPNQLLSIEATTTRVPVSDGHMVVIHAHYEKKPDLEELLKAYESFRSLPQEAKLPTAPRRPIVLHKAVDRPQTRLDRDIEGGMSISVGRIRISERGGRYIVKLVALGHNTIRGAAGNTILNAEASIYLGLLRR